The following are encoded together in the Peromyscus leucopus breed LL Stock chromosome 1, UCI_PerLeu_2.1, whole genome shotgun sequence genome:
- the Dedd2 gene encoding DNA-binding death effector domain-containing protein 2, whose translation MALSGSTPAPSWEEDECLDYYGMLSLHRMFEVVGGQLTECELELLAFLLDEAPGAPGGLARARSGLELLLELERRGQCDESNLRLLSQLLRVLARHDLLPHLARKRRRPVSPERYSYGNSGSSSERTEGSCRRRRQSSSSDSQPSQWDTGSPPTKRQRRSRGRPSSGARRRRRVGPAATQQQQQQQELGRPSSEGKVTCDIRLRVRAEYCEHGPALEQGVASRRPQALARQLDVFGQATAVLRSRDLGSVVCDIKFSELSYLDAFWGDYLSGALLQALRGVFLTEALREAVGREAVRLLVSVDEADYEAGRRRLLLMEEEGSRRGTEAS comes from the exons ATGGCGTTGTCCGGGTCGACCCCGGCCCCGAGCTGGGAGGAGGATGAGTGTTTGGATTACTACGGCATGCTGTCGCTTCACCGTATGTTCGAGGTGGTGGGCGGGCAGCTGACCGAGTGCGAACTGGAGCTCCTGGCCTTTCTGCTGGATGAGGCCCCCGGCGCCCCTGGAGGCCTGGCCCGCGCCCGCAGCGGCCTGGAGCTGCTTCTGGAGCTGGAACGCCGTGGGCAGTGCGACGAGAGCAACCTGCGGCTGCTGAGCCAACTCCTGCGCGTGCTGGCCCGCCACGACCTACTGCCACATCTGGCCCGCAAGCGGCGCCGGCCAG tGTCCCCTGAGCGATACAGTTACGGCAATTCCGGCTCTTCTTCCGAAAGGACAGAGGGCAGTTGCCGGCGTCGGCGACAGTCGAGCAGTTCTGATTCTCAGCCGAGTCAGTGGGACACAG GCTCCCCTCCAACCAAACGGCAGCGTCGGAGTCGGGGCCGCCCTAGCAGTGGTGCCAGGCGGCGGAGAAGAGTGGGCCCAGCAGccacgcagcagcagcagcagcagcaggagctgggCAGGCCCTCATCAGAGGGCAAAGTGACCTGTG ATATCCGGCTCCGGGTTCGAGCAGAATACTGCGAGCATGGGCCAGCCTTGGAGCAGGGCGTGGCATCCAGGAGACCACAGGCACTGGCCCGGCAGCTGGATGTGTTCGGACAAGCCACTGCCGTGCTGCGGTCAAGGGACCTGGGCTCTGTGGTGTGTGACATCAAATTCTCAGAGCTCTCCTACCTGGACGCCTTCTGGGGTGACTATCTGAGTGGTGCCCTGCTGCAGGCCCTTCGGGGTGTGTTCCTGACTGAGGCCCTGCGGGAGGCTGTGGGCCGCGAGGCTGTCCGCTTGCTGGTCAGTGTGGACGAGGCTGACTATGAGGCTGGTCGGCGCCGCCTGTTactgatggaggaggaagggagtcGGCGTGGGACAGAGGCATCCTGA